ACCTATTTTCATGTACAGAGTCATTCATTGGAAGTTTGGAACTCAACACAAAATCAAGAGGGCAGAAGAACAGGTTAGTTTCAGAAGCAAATTAAAGACACCATCCTTTCAAAGGAATGAtcatattcatatatatatatataaaggggAATATATACAAAGGGGATCCGGTGAAGATCCAAAATTGCaccaaattgaaatattgaCTGGGGAGGTGGACCGGGAGGTGGAGGGATAACAGTGGCCTCACAAAATCGTGcgtaattttcttcatcttcttcttgttcttttgttaGAACGGAGAcgagagaaaataagaagaagaagaagaagaagatgaggggaggtagagagggagagggagagggagagggagtgtGAAGTCCATCCATAGCCATCGCCAATCGCataagaggaggaggaggaggaggagcagggaAGGAGGGAAGCAGATAGATGAGTTCGGAGACGGACGGGAAGGGGTGGAGCAAGGCGGCGAGGGGAGTGGTCGTCAAGGCGTTGCTGGTGGCGGGGGGcgctctcctcctccgccgtctCACCAAGTCCACCACTCGATGGGACCACGCCCGCTTCGTCTCTCACTCCCTTTCCGGCGAAAAGGTCTGCTTTCCCTCCTTTTCCCCCCCTCTTTGCCttctcttgttctttctttcttagttttttttttgggacgcCAAGTGAATGAATCGCGCACTGAGTCTCGTCCTGTGTGGTAACCCAGTTCTCCAAGGAGCAAGCCGCCAGAGATCCCGATAATTACTTCAACATCAGGTCTGTTGAATTGATCATCATCAGATCAAGAATTCGTCTTTACCTCGCCCCTCCCCCGCTTTTCTTTTGGGCTTAGTTCGTGTCATGGACACCTTCTCTTGCCGTTGTTGCAATCCCAGATTACTTACGTGCCCCGCCGCTGAGATGGTGGACGGCTCGAGGGTCCTCTATTTCGAACAggttcttctccttctctttctccttctttggcCCCGACCCTCCAAAATATATTCCGCTTCACTTGCCGTGCGGTGCTGTATTTGATCCCCGTCTCTGCCTCAGGCGTTCTGGAGAACTCCCCAGAAGCCCTTTCGCCAGGTAATCTCCACCCTCCCCATCCCGCAGTTTCTCTTCCTTTGATATTGGGTAGATCCTCCTCTCGCCTCTTCATCCACTGTCTAACAGCTGCCTGGTCGCAGAGGTTTCTGTTGGTCAAGCCCTGTCCAAAAGAGCTGAAATGCGATGTTGAGGTACTTTTGCTTCTCCCCTTCCTTCTCCTTACTTCCCCAGCTTGACCAAAACCAATCATCACTGCCCCCGACATACCCTTGACTTGTGATAGGTTAGCTCATTTGCCATCAGAGACATGGAAGAGTATAAGAACTTCTGCGATCGTCCAAAAGACCAGAGGCCACAACCTGCTGAAGTGATCGACGTAAGTCTTCCGTTGCTTTCTACCAATTATCAGAAGACTCCTTAaattgaagaattggattcCCCTATGCATATCTCTGACATGAAGTGTGTGATCAGTTCATTTTATCTGTTGCTTGCACAAAATATTTTGAGCTTTCCAGGGGGGAGCACATAGAGTTATTAGAACCAAGTTCCAAATTTAAACTCAGTAGCTCTCGTAGTCTTGTTTCCACCCTCCACTTCTTTAGACTGTATATGTGTTTTCTCCATCAATTTTCGATAGGCAGAGTGACTCGTACCACTTTGATATTCTGCATCCAGTGTCTACTATGCTGTTAGTAGTGAACTTACTTTTGCTGTGGCTATTCTGTTGATGCCCTGAATCCTTCCACAAGCGCTAGCAGCATTGATGAGCCAGGTTGGGTAGTAACCTAGGATCCTATCATTCATTTGGGCAAATTTGTGCGGACACCTTGGACACACCTCTGGATATCCATTTCATGCCCTCATCTGCTTTGCTTTTCTAAGAAGCCACCAAGCTCGATTCTTAACCAAATCATTCTACGTAGAAAAGCAATATTTCCTACTTTATGATAGTTGAGGTCATCTGTTAGATGATGAGCGGATCTATCCATGAAGTTCACATCTTTTGGACCAAGAGGGAAGCACAGAGTCCATGGGATTATTTGGAAGTCACAAATTAGTGAAGCATAAAGAAAAATTCTTCACTAAACTCTACCCTAATGATTCTAGAGACCTGCTTTCTTTACATTTAACTTGGTTAGGAACCACGTCAATTCTCATCTTTCCTGATCCAGTTACTTTTTTCTCCATTTAAATgcctctcattttctcaaaccTACCTGTGATCTCAAACCATCCACTTCCATGTAACTTACGTTTACAAGGAGATGTAATGAGGCTTGAGTTGCTTGACTTATCTCTTATACAATGGAGGTTTGGAATACTAAAAGCTCAGTAGTGGGTTTTTTGAGCATACCGGGTCTCTTGTGGTACCAGTGATTCTCATATACTCCCAAATGGTGCTATAGTATCAGTATCTTACTAATTCGGCCCATTCTGCTACTCATGTCGGGTTATGAGGTGTGCTTTTCTATAAATCGCAATGAATCCTATTCTGTGAGACTGGCATGATTGTGTGAGATCAAATTTTATGGGGAAAAGTTGATTGGATTGTTAATTCTAGTCAATGCTTCCCCACCGACATTCAACATTCAGGATGTTTTTGTTCCTTCAACTTATTAGCAGCAGCTGACAATTTGCGAAGATGCTACTTTTGACAGAAAGAGTCCTTTTTAGGCATTGTGTTGTTTATGCTGAAACAGTTGTTATCTGACAAATGGCGTTTCATGGTTGACCTTCTTATACCATCCACAGGATGTTGCAGAGCACTTGACAACAATATATATGAAGCGTTGTGATCGTGGAAAGCGTTGCTTATACGAAGGTTCAACTCCACCTAGCGGGTTCCCTAATTCGTGGGTATGTCTTTCCACAACATATGTTCCATTAATACCCTTAACTTTAGGATGTCTCTTAATACAGTAATGCGTTTTTGTATTCTGTTGTTTCTTATTCTAAACTCTTGACCTATCATATTATGAGATGGTTTCTTGCCTCTTCTGGCAGAATGGGGCAGCCTACTCTACTTCTGAACTTGCAGTTTTGAAGAACCACGAATTACATTTTTGGGAGAGGGGATACGATGAGGATGGACAGCAGGTTAGTTCTTTCGGCCTTCACACTTATCTCCACAACTCGATCCGACAATAAAAGATGAAGGGAGGTTGATTTATACGGCGACATGTAATGCTACAAAACCATGTTTGTTACAGGTTTGGGGACCCAAGAATGGTCCATACGAGTTTAAGCCTGCACCATCCTCGAGCTTCAGTGATGTGTTCTCTCTAAAGTTTCCTCTTCCACAATCCATGGAGAAAAGTATAGAGGGATCATTTGTTTTGCAGGAATGAGTTAAAATGTCCTTGTGTAATAGTTTGAGATAGTCTTACGTTGAGGGGCAAATATTGCATATGCTGCCTCCTAGCTGTCCTCTCGCAAGTTATTTGGCACATGCCCTGTAAAATTGCAAATCTCTTCATTATATCAGCTGTACATCCTGGTTGgattaaaaatagagaagttaCGATTGTAATGCTTATAGTTACGAGTTTCCTTAGTTGATTTCTATACCAGGAGAAGATGGATATCAAGAGAGCGATGCAATGTGCATCAATAGTGAGGTTCGGCAGTACGCTCAAGTTCGGATAACCTCTTGGTGGGTTGGTAATGACTGGAGGATAATGACATAGGCGGAATGATACTTGTAGTAGTTTATTTGACGAAGTGGTGTGCATCCAAGGATCAGAATGATGCTGGCAGCGGATACGCTGCAACCTCATAGGAATGTTAAGTTTCTTAAGATAAATGTACCGCCTTTTATCAGAATAGAAGTGGCTTCCAAGTGCCCAGATTTTTAAGTAATGAACTCAAGGTGCATGGAATGAAATAATGAATCAGTCCCATGTTCAACCCGGATAATGTGAGACGTGTCACAAACCTTCCGTTCTTCAGTCCTTGAATTTGTTCACTCTTGACAATCAATTAATTCTATCTATATAAACCAGTTTGATTAGAAATAAAAGCCAAGACAATTCGTATTATCACGGCAAGATTTACTTCCAGGAAATCAAAATCTGACAAGTTACTTAATGAAGATGTATTCTCAACAAATAATGTGTAAACGAAATAGAAGCATAGGGAAATAGACTAGAATGAACTGTTGAGATAGAAATACAAAGCAACAAGGGCAACAGCTCCAACTGCCACACCAATGGGCAAAAATCGCCTGCACGAGCCAGATGGAAAAATAGAataagaggaggaggaggtacaAGGCCAAAAAGgtaggaggaaagagagagagaaagggaaagggagTGTTTACCCAATAGCTTCGTCCTTCTGGATTTGAGCTTTCCTTGCCTTGCGAACATCCGCGGCATTAGCATTCTTAGACACGGCAGGCTCGTACGGCCTAAATCTCCGTTTGGGAGCACCACATACTGCGCAccaaatttgaagaagaaatggtCACTTAATCAAAGGAACAAGATATTCCCCTAGACAACAGTTGGAACACTCCTTGGACG
The sequence above is drawn from the Eucalyptus grandis isolate ANBG69807.140 chromosome 11, ASM1654582v1, whole genome shotgun sequence genome and encodes:
- the LOC104425759 gene encoding chromophore lyase CRL, chloroplastic, with the protein product MSSETDGKGWSKAARGVVVKALLVAGGALLLRRLTKSTTRWDHARFVSHSLSGEKFSKEQAARDPDNYFNIRLLTCPAAEMVDGSRVLYFEQAFWRTPQKPFRQRFLLVKPCPKELKCDVEVSSFAIRDMEEYKNFCDRPKDQRPQPAEVIDDVAEHLTTIYMKRCDRGKRCLYEGSTPPSGFPNSWNGAAYSTSELAVLKNHELHFWERGYDEDGQQVWGPKNGPYEFKPAPSSSFSDVFSLKFPLPQSMEKSIEGSFVLQE